The following DNA comes from Streptomyces sp. NBC_00273.
AAGTTCACGGCGTTGATGGTGATCACGACGAGGGCGACGGTGAGCAGGTTGCCCTGCCACTGGGTGAGCGGAACCGTCCCGATGCCCGGGACGGGGATCCACAGGATGGTCAGACCCTGCATGACCATCACACCGGCAGAGATCATCTGCGCGCCGAGCTTGATCAGGGCGTCGAGCTCGAACTTGTCGTCGAGGACGCCGACCAGCCAGATCAGCGCCGCGCCGGAGAGCAGCGCGCGCGGCTCGTTCGACAGCTCGAAGACGCCGTTGAGGTTCCGCAGGTGGTCGGCCACCAGCAGGCCCGCGCACAGACCGCCGAACATGGCGATGCCGCCCAGCCGCGGTGTGGGCTCGCGGTGCACGTCGCGGGCGCGGATCTCCGGCATGGCCCCGGCCGCGATCGCGAACTTCCGCACGGGCCCGGTCAGCAGGTAGGTCACCGCGACCGTGACGCAAAGCGTCAGCAGATATTCACGCACGGGCTGCCCCAGATGTATCGCCGGCCATCTCAGCCCCACACATTAGCTGCGATGTCACCTCCATCGAGGACGCGAGGGGGCCGGATCCCGGTTCCAGTACACCCCGTTTGCACCGCTCACTCTCTGTAAGGGGGAAATCCCGCCGTGAGCTCGCCGACCTCCGTACGCGTTTTCACGCCATCTCCGTCGAGCGCCGCGGCGAACAACGCCCCGATCCGGACCATCTCCGCCTCACCCATCCCCTGGGTGGTCACGGCGGCCGTTCCCAGCCGGATGCCGCGCTGGTCCCCGTACGGGAGGGCGCAGGTGTCCAGCACGATCCCGGCGGCGGCCAGCCGGCCGCGGGCGGTCGGGCCGTCCACGCCGAGCGGCGCCGGATCGGCGGTGATCAGATGGGTGTCGGTGCCGCCGGTGGTGAGGGTGAACCCGTGCTCCTGGAGCGCGCCCGCCAGGACCCGGGCATTGGCGACGACCCGGTGCGCGTACGTGGTGAAGGCCGGCCGGGCCGCCTCGCCGAAGGCCACGGCCTTGGCGGCGATGGTGTGCATCTGGGCCCCGCCCTGGGTGAAGGGGAACACCGCCCGGTCGATGCGCTCCGCGTACTCGGCGCCGCACAGCACCATGCCCCCGCGCGGGCCGCGCAGCACCTTGTGCGTGGTCGCGCAGACGACGTCGGCGTACGGGACGGGGCTGGGCGCGGCCCCGCCGGCCACCAGCCCGATCGGATGGGCGGCGTCCACGATCAGGTAGGCCCCGACCTCGTCGGCGATCTCCCGGAAGGCCGAGTACTCGGGGTGGCGGGGGTAGGAGATGGAGCCGCACACGATCGCCTTGGGGCGGTGCGCGTGGGCCAGGCGCTGGACCTGCCGGTAGTCGATGAGGCCCGTCCCGGCGTCGACGCCGTAGCCGACGAAGTCGAACCACCGCCCGGAGAAGTTGGCGGGCGACCCGTGGGTGAGGTGTCCGCCGTACGGGAGGCCCATCGCCAGCACGGTGTCCCCCGGCCGCAGCAGGGCGGCGTACGCGGCCAGGACCGCGGAGGAGCCGGAGTGCGGCTGCACGTTGGCGTGCTCGGCCCCGAAGAGCGCCTTGGCCCGCTCCACGGCGGTCCGCTCGGCCAGATCGGCGTACTCGCACCCGCCGTGGTGCCGGGCGCCGGGGTACCCCTCGGCGTACTTGTTGGCGAGCGCGGACCCGAGCGCGGCGAGCACGGCGCTCGAGGTGAAGTTCTCCGCGGCGATCATCTGCAACGTCTCGGACTGCCGCTGCCGCTCCCCGGCCAGTACGTCGGCCATCTGCGGGTCCTGCGCGCGCAGCAGGTCCGTGGGCTGGGTGATGACGCTCATGGCGGCGCTCCAGGGGTACCGGGTACCAGCCACTGTAGGCCCGCGGACCCCGCGGTGCCCGGTCAGCGCGCGGCGGCCCCTCCTCGAACGCTCAGCGCGCCGCGGTCACGCCCGTCAGGGCCGTCACCACCGGATCCAACGCCTGGTTGATTTCGTCGCCGATGGAGCGGAAGAAGGTGATCGGGGCCCCGTACGGGTCGTACACCTCGTCCGCGTCGGGCGACGGCGCCAGCAACCAGCCGCGCAGGGCCGCGGCGGCCCGTACGAGCGCCCGCGCCCGCTCCGCCATGCCGTCGTCCAGCGGCGGCAGCGTGGCCGGATCTATCGCCCGCACCAGTCGGGTGAACTCCTTCAGCGTGAAGGTGCGCAGCCCCGCCGAGTGGCCCATCGAGATGACCTGGGCCCGGTGGTCGCGGGTGGCGGTCAGCACCAGGTCGGCGCGTATGACGTGCTCGTCCAGCAGTTCCCGCCCGGTGAACCCGGACGCGTCGGCCCCGAAGTCCGCCAGCACGGCGGCCGCGTT
Coding sequences within:
- a CDS encoding arsenate reductase/protein-tyrosine-phosphatase family protein, translating into MSPEGRGIAGGYRPAVAGGTTFRILHVSTGNVCRSPITERLTRHALSHRLGGPVTGDLIVESAGTWGHEGAPMEANAAAVLADFGADASGFTGRELLDEHVIRADLVLTATRDHRAQVISMGHSAGLRTFTLKEFTRLVRAIDPATLPPLDDGMAERARALVRAAAALRGWLLAPSPDADEVYDPYGAPITFFRSIGDEINQALDPVVTALTGVTAAR
- the glyA gene encoding serine hydroxymethyltransferase, which gives rise to MSVITQPTDLLRAQDPQMADVLAGERQRQSETLQMIAAENFTSSAVLAALGSALANKYAEGYPGARHHGGCEYADLAERTAVERAKALFGAEHANVQPHSGSSAVLAAYAALLRPGDTVLAMGLPYGGHLTHGSPANFSGRWFDFVGYGVDAGTGLIDYRQVQRLAHAHRPKAIVCGSISYPRHPEYSAFREIADEVGAYLIVDAAHPIGLVAGGAAPSPVPYADVVCATTHKVLRGPRGGMVLCGAEYAERIDRAVFPFTQGGAQMHTIAAKAVAFGEAARPAFTTYAHRVVANARVLAGALQEHGFTLTTGGTDTHLITADPAPLGVDGPTARGRLAAAGIVLDTCALPYGDQRGIRLGTAAVTTQGMGEAEMVRIGALFAAALDGDGVKTRTEVGELTAGFPPYRE